A single window of Nocardia sp. NBC_01327 DNA harbors:
- a CDS encoding AMP-binding protein produces the protein MNVKQEYRPAYQLSLVDPSEFWRTAAESISWDVPPTHIVDSTARPTARWFPDARLNTSYNALDRHVREITPSEEGSPGQEGGRADQPALIYDSAMTGARLVYTYRELLDEVARFAGSMLRLGVKTGDRVVIYMPMIPESVIAMLACARIGAVHSVVFGGFAAHELAARIDDAEPVLIITASGGLEPGRRIEYPPIVLQALDLAQTTAARNVIVKHRDGFDTMRFPADQAATESLPASSETVAARWLDWDDATRDAEPADPVSLAATDPLYILYTSGTTGKPKGVVRDNGGHAVALAWSMRNIYDIDGGQVMLTTSDIGWVVGHSYIVYAPLLVGATTVLYEGKPIGTPDAGAFWRMVDEYKVEVMFTAPTALRAIRRADPEAATARRHDLSSLRALFCAGERLDPTTYEWSVETLLADRPDCPVVDHWWQTETGWPICANPLGLQQLPIKAGSASVPVPGYRLRVLDSEGNAVPPNTEGNIVIGLPLPPGTLTTLWRDDARFERSYLSAYPGHYLSGDSGYFDEDGYLFVLGRSDDVINMAGHRLSAGGIEAAIAGHPLVAETAVVGVPDELKGQRPIGYVVLKAGVDIEPERLRAEIIDRVRQRVGAIATLYDVVAVTALPKTRSGKILRRTMRQIAAGDAYEVPPTIEDAGMLTTLEKQIRDAVTLMEDKERIAAADAATAATMPFRRIDPNATEGPAAAPTGDPAPTA, from the coding sequence TTGAACGTGAAGCAGGAGTACCGACCGGCGTATCAATTGAGCCTGGTCGATCCCTCGGAGTTCTGGCGCACCGCGGCCGAGTCCATCAGCTGGGATGTGCCGCCCACCCACATTGTCGACTCGACTGCGCGCCCCACGGCCCGCTGGTTTCCGGACGCTCGCCTCAACACCTCCTACAATGCGCTCGATCGACATGTGCGCGAGATCACACCATCCGAGGAGGGTTCCCCGGGTCAGGAGGGGGGTCGCGCCGATCAGCCCGCCCTAATATACGACTCCGCTATGACCGGCGCCAGGCTGGTTTACACATATCGGGAGCTACTGGACGAAGTCGCCCGATTTGCCGGATCCATGCTGCGCCTCGGCGTCAAAACCGGCGATCGAGTCGTCATATATATGCCGATGATTCCGGAGTCGGTCATCGCGATGCTCGCCTGCGCCCGGATCGGCGCGGTGCACTCGGTGGTTTTCGGCGGTTTCGCGGCCCACGAATTGGCCGCCCGCATCGATGATGCCGAGCCTGTGCTGATCATCACAGCCTCCGGCGGCCTCGAGCCGGGACGTCGCATCGAATACCCGCCGATCGTGCTGCAGGCCCTCGACCTCGCGCAGACCACCGCGGCCCGCAATGTCATCGTCAAGCACCGCGACGGCTTCGACACCATGCGTTTTCCGGCCGATCAGGCCGCCACCGAGAGCCTGCCCGCCTCCTCCGAGACCGTGGCCGCCCGCTGGCTGGACTGGGACGACGCCACCCGCGACGCCGAACCCGCCGACCCCGTCTCGCTGGCCGCGACCGATCCGCTGTACATCCTCTACACCTCCGGGACCACCGGGAAGCCGAAGGGCGTGGTGCGCGACAACGGCGGCCACGCGGTCGCGCTGGCCTGGTCCATGCGCAATATCTACGACATCGACGGCGGCCAGGTCATGCTGACGACCTCCGATATCGGCTGGGTCGTCGGGCACTCCTACATCGTCTACGCGCCGCTGCTCGTCGGCGCGACCACGGTGCTCTACGAGGGCAAGCCGATCGGCACGCCGGATGCGGGCGCCTTCTGGCGCATGGTCGACGAGTACAAGGTCGAGGTGATGTTCACCGCGCCGACCGCGCTGCGCGCCATCCGCCGCGCCGATCCGGAGGCCGCGACCGCCCGCCGCCACGATCTCTCCTCGCTGCGCGCCTTGTTCTGCGCGGGCGAGCGCCTGGACCCGACCACCTACGAGTGGTCCGTCGAGACTCTGCTCGCGGACCGGCCCGACTGCCCGGTCGTGGATCACTGGTGGCAGACCGAGACCGGCTGGCCCATCTGCGCCAATCCGCTCGGGCTGCAACAACTTCCGATCAAGGCCGGTTCCGCCTCGGTGCCGGTGCCCGGGTACCGGCTGCGCGTGCTGGACTCCGAGGGCAATGCGGTGCCGCCCAATACCGAGGGCAATATCGTCATCGGGCTGCCGCTGCCTCCCGGCACGCTGACCACGCTGTGGCGGGACGACGCGCGCTTCGAGCGCTCCTATCTCTCCGCCTATCCCGGCCACTATCTGAGTGGCGACTCCGGCTACTTCGACGAGGACGGGTACCTCTTCGTCCTCGGCCGCAGCGATGACGTGATCAATATGGCCGGGCACCGGCTCTCGGCCGGTGGCATCGAGGCCGCCATCGCCGGGCATCCGCTGGTCGCCGAGACCGCGGTGGTCGGGGTGCCGGACGAGCTGAAGGGGCAGCGGCCCATCGGATACGTGGTCCTCAAGGCCGGTGTCGATATCGAGCCCGAACGCCTGCGCGCCGAGATCATCGACCGGGTGCGCCAGCGGGTGGGCGCGATCGCCACCCTCTACGACGTGGTCGCGGTGACCGCCCTGCCCAAGACCCGCTCCGGAAAGATCCTGCGCCGCACCATGCGTCAGATCGCGGCGGGTGATGCGTACGAGGTGCCGCCGACCATCGAGGACGCGGGCATGCTGACCACCCTGGAGAAGCAGATCCGGGATGCGGTGACGCTCATGGAGGACAAGGAGCGCATTGCGGCGGCCGATGCCGCGACCGCCGCCACCATGCCGTTCCGCCGCATCGATCCCAATGCCACCGAGGGCCCCGCCGCCGCGCCGACCGGAGATCCCGCGCCGACCGCCTGA
- a CDS encoding roadblock/LC7 domain-containing protein, whose protein sequence is MNPDLGGTKRQLDWLVSNFANEVPGVAHAVLVSADGLLMAASAQLPVDRAEQLSAVTAGLASLSVGVSNLFEGGTVLQSVVEMEHGYLLLMAVGDGSYLAVLTNTSCDIGQVGYEMALLVERVGQTVQATPRVTMGS, encoded by the coding sequence ATGAACCCCGATCTAGGTGGTACGAAGCGTCAGCTGGATTGGCTGGTTTCGAATTTCGCCAATGAGGTTCCCGGCGTTGCGCATGCGGTTCTAGTTTCGGCGGACGGCCTGCTGATGGCCGCGAGCGCGCAGCTGCCCGTGGATCGCGCCGAGCAGCTGTCCGCCGTGACCGCGGGCCTCGCGAGCCTGTCGGTGGGTGTGTCCAATCTGTTCGAGGGCGGCACCGTGCTGCAGTCGGTCGTCGAGATGGAGCACGGATACCTGCTCCTGATGGCCGTCGGCGATGGCTCCTACCTCGCGGTGCTCACGAATACCTCGTGCGACATCGGACAGGTGGGATACGAAATGGCGTTGTTGGTCGAGCGAGTGGGCCAGACAGTCCAGGCCACACCTCGCGTCACGATGGGTTCCTGA
- a CDS encoding DUF742 domain-containing protein codes for MDIDNERVGSAEPSLVRPYSLTAGRTRPKVELALEALVASHPVALERQFELTNIETSIVELCRESPSVAEVAARLGIPIGVARVLVADLIDAGHVRVSATLKDDSSDDERRELIERVLSGLRRI; via the coding sequence ATGGACATAGACAACGAACGCGTCGGTAGCGCCGAGCCGAGCCTCGTCCGCCCGTATTCCCTGACCGCCGGCCGTACGCGGCCGAAGGTGGAATTGGCGTTGGAGGCGCTCGTCGCATCGCATCCGGTCGCCCTCGAGCGGCAGTTCGAACTCACCAACATCGAGACGTCAATCGTGGAGTTGTGTAGAGAATCGCCGTCTGTCGCCGAGGTCGCCGCGCGCCTGGGTATCCCGATAGGGGTGGCCCGGGTGCTGGTCGCCGACCTCATCGATGCCGGCCATGTGCGGGTTTCGGCGACATTGAAAGACGATTCCAGCGACGATGAACGTCGCGAGCTGATCGAAAGGGTTCTCAGTGGACTCCGGCGTATTTGA
- a CDS encoding GTP-binding protein, with translation MDSGVFDSTTQVDTRTSKPTSAKIVVAGGFGVGKTTLVGAVSEIVPLRTEALVTNASVGVDSLTGVPSKATTTVAMDFGRISLADDLVLYLFGTPGQYRFWFMWDDLIRGAIGAVVLVDTRRLEDSFAAVDYFEARNLPFLVAINEFDDAPRYPVEDIRQALAVPADVPILSMDARRREPVKQALVAVTEYALRKVVQGY, from the coding sequence GTGGACTCCGGCGTATTTGATTCGACGACACAGGTCGATACGCGCACAAGCAAGCCCACGTCGGCCAAGATCGTGGTCGCCGGTGGTTTCGGTGTGGGTAAGACGACCCTGGTAGGTGCCGTCTCGGAGATTGTTCCGCTGCGCACCGAGGCTTTGGTGACCAATGCCAGTGTCGGCGTGGACAGCCTCACGGGTGTCCCGTCGAAGGCCACCACCACGGTGGCCATGGACTTCGGCAGGATCAGTCTTGCCGACGATCTGGTGCTGTATCTGTTCGGCACGCCCGGCCAGTACCGCTTCTGGTTCATGTGGGACGACCTGATCCGCGGCGCCATCGGCGCGGTGGTGCTGGTCGATACTCGCCGCCTGGAAGACAGTTTCGCCGCCGTCGATTATTTCGAGGCGCGGAACCTACCCTTCCTGGTGGCGATCAATGAATTCGATGATGCGCCAAGGTATCCGGTGGAGGACATCCGTCAGGCACTCGCCGTGCCCGCGGATGTGCCGATCCTGTCGATGGATGCCCGTCGACGGGAACCGGTGAAGCAGGCGCTCGTCGCTGTCACCGAGTACGCATTGCGCAAGGTTGTGCAGGGCTACTAG